One part of the Dyadobacter sp. 676 genome encodes these proteins:
- a CDS encoding SDR family NAD(P)-dependent oxidoreductase: protein MKTTGNTILITGGSAGIGFEFAKAFSAKGNHVIITGRNEERLRNAAAQLGNVTPIVYDVIDRDATDQLVARLETEFPELNVVINNAGKASYYLLDGEEDAAALAGEEILTNYLAIIRLNQKLLPLLKKADEAAIVTVSSIAGLVPNHRLPTYAASKAALHSYTQSLRITLGKSTNIKVFEILPPLVDTEFSAEIGGATNGIPPKQVADDLVTAFESNTYEVLTGRTADVFSLFLSSPTAALQAMNPGVDLQPA, encoded by the coding sequence ATGAAAACAACCGGAAATACCATCCTGATCACCGGCGGAAGTGCCGGCATCGGATTCGAGTTTGCAAAAGCATTTTCTGCAAAAGGAAACCACGTAATTATCACCGGCCGTAACGAAGAGCGGCTGCGGAACGCCGCGGCGCAGCTCGGCAATGTGACTCCGATCGTTTACGACGTCATCGACAGGGACGCGACCGACCAACTTGTAGCGCGTCTCGAAACCGAATTCCCTGAATTGAATGTTGTGATCAACAACGCAGGCAAGGCGTCCTACTATCTGCTCGACGGGGAAGAAGACGCCGCCGCGCTGGCCGGGGAAGAGATCCTGACCAACTACCTTGCCATTATCCGTTTGAACCAGAAACTTCTGCCGTTGCTCAAAAAAGCGGACGAGGCTGCCATCGTAACGGTTTCCAGCATTGCCGGGCTTGTGCCGAACCACCGGCTTCCTACCTATGCCGCAAGTAAAGCCGCGTTGCATTCCTACACGCAGTCGCTTCGTATTACGCTGGGCAAATCCACTAATATCAAAGTATTCGAAATCCTGCCTCCATTGGTCGATACCGAGTTTTCGGCCGAAATAGGCGGCGCTACAAACGGTATTCCCCCGAAACAGGTAGCCGACGACCTGGTGACAGCATTCGAAAGCAACACCTATGAAGTGCTCACAGGACGTACCGCCGATGTTTTCAGCCTCTTCCTGAGTTCACCGACAGCCGCATTGCAGGCCATGAACCCCGGTGTGGATCTTCAACCGGCTTAA
- a CDS encoding DUF2798 domain-containing protein: MRQRIAFAMIMGIVTTGIISFTLISLNIGFVANFLVIWLKSWSLSYLIVIPAILLIGPRVQRLVDDIFKDTLTQEVD; encoded by the coding sequence ATGAGACAACGGATCGCATTTGCCATGATCATGGGGATCGTCACGACGGGGATAATTTCCTTTACTTTGATTTCCCTAAATATTGGATTTGTTGCCAATTTTTTGGTGATTTGGCTCAAATCTTGGAGCTTGTCCTACCTGATCGTCATCCCGGCAATCCTGCTGATTGGTCCGAGGGTGCAGAGACTGGTCGATGACATCTTCAAAGATACACTGACTCAGGAGGTTGATTGA